DNA sequence from the Amycolatopsis sp. Hca4 genome:
AGGAAGGCGCTGCGGTACGGCGTCACGACGTCGTCGTAGCGGGTCTGGATGACGGTGTACTGGATGCCGGGCACGGTTTCCCCGCCGGCGTTGAGATCGGTGAGGAAGTCCGAGCCCACCGCCTGCTCGTTGCAGGCCTGGCAGACGGTCCCGAGCGCGGCGGGCACCCCGGGGATCCGCTCGAGGGTGCTCAGCAGCCCGAAGAGATCGGTCCCGTGGTTCGACGGCGACAGCCCGACGAGCCTGCTGATCTTGCCCGCGCCGCCGAGGTACTTGATCCAGTACCGGATGTTCATTCCGCCCTGCGAGTGCCCGACGACGTCGAGCTTGGCCGCCCCGGTGGCCGCGAGGATGCGGTCCCCGAAGGCGGCAAGCGCTTTCGCGGTGTCGGCCACGGGCCCGACGGTCTGCAGGAAGGAGCCGGGAGCACCGCCGAAGTTCCCGGCGAAGACGCAGTAACCGGCGTCGGCGAGCTTCTGCGAGAGGTTGGCCCAGTTCTCGTAGGCGTTGGCGGTGGTCCCGTTGGAGAGCAGGACGGGATTGGGATGCTGTGCACCGGGCCGGCAGTTCCAGTCGTTGGCCCCGGGCGGAGCGATCGTCGGCGCCGCGAGCGAGTAGACGGCGGCGGTGAGGATGGTGGGCTGCACGGGCCCGGAGGGTTCTCGTTCCGCGGCCTGGCCGGTCCCCGCCCCCATCGCGAGTGCCGCCACCGTGGCGGCGGCCGCCGTGAGCCACCTGCGCGTCGTTGCGCCCATCCGCTTCACCTCTCTGTGAACCGATGGTGATCCGCGTCACCGATGGCTTAACGCGCGAGTAACTTGTTCGGACCTCCCCCTGGTGGGTTATTTCCCTTCTTCGTCCAGCGCGGTCCGGAAGTAGCCGGCGAGCTTCTCGACGGCGGGGTCGATGAACTCCTTCTTGTCGTAGAGGTCGACGTGGCTGGCCCCCTCGATCCAGTGGAGTTCCTTGGGCCCGGTGGCCCGCTGGTGCACCTCGACGGCCATCCACGACGTGACGGCCCGGCTCCCGACGATCTGGAGCACCGGACGCGGCGCGATGAGCGGAACGGCGTGGAAGGCGTCGAACGCGGCGAGCTTGTCGACGCTCGGCCAGGTGAGGAACTTCGCGGACCGCTCGTGCTCGCCCCGCGAAGTGCAGTAGTACTCGAAGCCCTCCACACCGTGCTCCCCACCGAGCGCCTCGGCCTGCGCGGCGGTCTCCGGGAACATGGTCAGCACCCCGGGATCCCCGCCGAGCGCGGCGGTGGTCCGAGCCTGGCCGGCCAGCCTGAGCAGTCCCTCGAAAACGGCCGGATCCTGGGTCCCGTCGGCGCCGAACCGGAACTGCCGGGCAACATCGGCCCCGCTGACGGTGGCCACGGCCCGCACCCGCGGATCACCCCCGGCGGCGGCGAGGGAGTACCCACCGGAGGCACAGATCCCCAGCAGCCCGATCCGGCCGGTGTCGACTTCCGCCCGGGTGCCGAGGTAGGAGACGGCGGCCTTGAAGTCCTCGACGCGCTGGGCGGGGTCTTCGAGCCCCCGCGGCAGCCCGCCGGACTCACCCTGGTGGGCGGCATCGAAGGCCAGGGTGACGAACCCGCGTTCGGCCATCAGGCGGGCGTAGGTCCCGGAGGTCTGCTCCTTGACCCCGGTCCCGGGGTGCCCGACGACCAGGGCAGGCCACGGCCCGCCCGAGTCCGGGGTGTAGAGGTGCGCGGCGAGCGAAATGCCGTTGCTGTCGAAACGGACGCTGGTCCTGGTCATCAGTCCTCCTGGGAATGCGGCGTTTGCTCCACCACATTCCGC
Encoded proteins:
- a CDS encoding triacylglycerol lipase, which produces MGATTRRWLTAAAATVAALAMGAGTGQAAEREPSGPVQPTILTAAVYSLAAPTIAPPGANDWNCRPGAQHPNPVLLSNGTTANAYENWANLSQKLADAGYCVFAGNFGGAPGSFLQTVGPVADTAKALAAFGDRILAATGAAKLDVVGHSQGGMNIRYWIKYLGGAGKISRLVGLSPSNHGTDLFGLLSTLERIPGVPAALGTVCQACNEQAVGSDFLTDLNAGGETVPGIQYTVIQTRYDDVVTPYRSAFLAPAPNVKNVLLQDVCGLDFTDHLGITYDPVAQGLVLNALDPAHAKTPPCVFVPPVIS
- a CDS encoding alpha/beta hydrolase; this encodes MTRTSVRFDSNGISLAAHLYTPDSGGPWPALVVGHPGTGVKEQTSGTYARLMAERGFVTLAFDAAHQGESGGLPRGLEDPAQRVEDFKAAVSYLGTRAEVDTGRIGLLGICASGGYSLAAAGGDPRVRAVATVSGADVARQFRFGADGTQDPAVFEGLLRLAGQARTTAALGGDPGVLTMFPETAAQAEALGGEHGVEGFEYYCTSRGEHERSAKFLTWPSVDKLAAFDAFHAVPLIAPRPVLQIVGSRAVTSWMAVEVHQRATGPKELHWIEGASHVDLYDKKEFIDPAVEKLAGYFRTALDEEGK